From the Lolium rigidum isolate FL_2022 chromosome 2, APGP_CSIRO_Lrig_0.1, whole genome shotgun sequence genome, one window contains:
- the LOC124686720 gene encoding SPX domain-containing protein 1-like — protein sequence MKFGKSLSNQIEETLPEWRDKFLSYKDLKKRLRLIADAGAVERRSKRQRVESGGSPPPMTPEEAGFVCLLEAELEKFNAFFMGKEEDYVIRQKELQGRVVRAAETGSAEELMRVGKEIVDFHGEMVLLVNYSALNYTGLVKILKKYDKRTGALIRLPFIQRVLQQPFFTTDLLHKLVKECEVMLDQLIPANGPSVPREDLEEESDSDEKPSEPISSLANSGGVLELDEIEDMRGMYMRSTVAALRALKEIRSGSSTVSVFSMPPLHGSNGQEEQER from the exons ATGAAGTTCGGTAAAAGCCTGAGCAACCAGATCGAGGAGACGCTGCCGGAGTGGCGCGACAAGTTCCTGTCCTACAAGGACCTCAAGAAGCGGCTCAGGCTCATCGCCGACGCTGGCGCCGTCGAGCGGCGGAGCAAGCGCCAGCGCGTCGAGAGCGGGGGctcgccgccgccgatgacgcCGGAGGAGGCCGGATTCGTCTGCCTCCTCGAGGCCGAGCTCGAGAAGTTCAACGCCTTCTTCATGGGGAAGGAGGAGGACTACGTCATCCGGCAGAAG GAGCTTCAGGGCCGTGTGGTGAGGGCGGCGGAGACGGGCTCCGCGGAGGAGCTGATGCGCGTGGGGAAGGAGATCGTCGATTTCCACGGCGAGATGGTGCTGCTCGTGAACTACAGCGCTCTCAACTACACCG GATTGGTTAAAATTCTCAAGAAATATGACAAGAGGACCGGTGCGCTGATCCGCCTCCCTTTCATCCAGAGGGTACTGCAGCAGCCCTTTTTCACCACTGACCTTCTTCACAAGCTTGTAAAGGAATGTGAGGTGATGTTGGACCAGCTCATACCGGCAAACGGACCTTCTGTACCAAGGGAAGACCTTGAAGAAGAGAGTGACAGCGACGAGAAGCCTTCAGAGCCcatctcatctttggccaatagcgGTGGAGTCCTGGAGCTGGACGAGATCGAGGACATGAGGGGCATGTACATGAGGAGCACGGTGGCCGCGCTCCGGGCGCTGAAAGAGATCCGGAGTGGGAGCTCGACGGTGAGCGTGTTCTCCATGCCTCCTCTGCACGGCAGCAATGggcaggaggagcaggagaggTGA